One part of the Panthera leo isolate Ple1 chromosome D4, P.leo_Ple1_pat1.1, whole genome shotgun sequence genome encodes these proteins:
- the DMRTA1 gene encoding doublesex- and mab-3-related transcription factor A1, with amino-acid sequence MEQSQCGSRDRSGSGRPHLAPGLVAAAPPPPSPALPVPPGIPVPPTFLRPPSLFLRAAAAAAGSGGCAPAPGLERGVGAVGCGYPRTPKCARCRNHGVVSALKGHKRFCRWRDCACAKCTLIAERQRVMAAQVALRRQQAQEESEARGLQRFLYPGPCGPGGRTPGGGSRTENSQASSGRVAVTTLGLGALRHTDLATPAFQVVQPDDMEENQELKESKYESCQSGQEEPVSKSHQRTLGSSPKPNGVIGKQNIRPSISENSTKDDSIQPPHPGELSGGEESPRSLSSSDLESGNESEWAKDFTATRASLPTLSSRPRDPLDILTRIFPSYRRSRLEGILRFCKGDVVQAIEQVLNGKEHRPDTRDLASSGELANTAFQRASNFSLGGIGFGTLGNKSAFSPLQTTSASYGGDSHLYSLNPRLGINPLRLAYSSPGRGLSGFMSPYLTPGLVPALPFRPALDYAFSGMIRDSSYLPSKDSITGGRLYSRPNQDNL; translated from the exons ATGGAGCAGTCACAGTGTGGCAGCAGAGACCGCAGCGGCAGCGGCCGACCCCACCTGGCCCCGGGGCTGGTGgcggccgcccctccgcccccgtCTCCGGCGTTGCCAGTGCCCCCGGGGATACCGGTTCCTCCAACTTTCCTGCGGCCGCCCAGCCTCTTTCTGCGGGCAGCCGCAGCCGCCGCGGGAAGCGGGGGCTGCGCGCCGGCTCCCGGACTGGAGAGAGGGGTGGGCGCCGTGGGCTGCGGCTATCCGCGGACACCCAAGTGCGCCCGTTGTCGCAACCACGGCGTCGTGTCGGCACTCAAGGGCCACAAACGCTTCTGTCGCTGGCGGGACTGCGCGTGTGCCAAGTGCACCCTGATAGCCGAGCGCCAGCGCGTCATGGCCGCCCAGGTGGCGCTGCGCCGGCAGCAGGCCCAGGAGGAGAGCGAGGCCCGGGGGCTGCAGAGGTTCCTGTACCCGGGGCCCTGCGGGCCCGGGGGTCGGACACCCGGAGGCGGCAGCCGAACGGAGAATTCCCAGGCCTCGAGCGGCCGTGTGGCGGTGACGACGCTGGGACTGGGTGCCCTGAGACACACTGATCTGGCGACCCCTGCTTTCCAAGTTGTCCAGCCAGATGATATGGAGGAAAACCAAG aaCTAAAAGAGAGTAAATATGAATCATGCCAGAGTGGACAAGAAGAGCCAGTCTCCAAATCCCATCAACGTACTCTGGGATCCTCTCCTAAGCCTAATGGTGTcattggaaaacaaaacatcagGCCGTCTATTTCAGAAAACTCAACCAAGGATGATAGCATTCAGCCTCCTCACCCTGGGGAGTTatcaggaggggaagagagtccCAGGTCCCTGTCATCATCTGATTTGGAATCAGGAAATGAAAGTGAGTGGGCCAAAGACTTCACTGCTACCAGAGCCAGCCTTCCCACACTGTCCTCAAGACCAAGAGACCCTCTTGATATCCTTACCAGGATTTTCCCAAGTTATAGGCGTAGCCGACTAGAAGGCATTCTGCGGTTCTGCAAAGGGGATGTGGTCCAAGCCATTGAACAGGTCCTAAATGGGAAGGAGCACAGACCAGACACCAGGGACCTAGCAAGCTCAGGAGAATTGGCAAATACAGCTTTTCAGAGAGCTTCAAATTTTAGTTTAGGTGGAATTGGTTTTGGAACTCTAGGGAATAAATcagctttctctcctcttcagaCTACGTCTGCCTCTTATGGAGGTGATTCACATCTCTACAGCTTAAACCCCAGACTAGGTATCAATCCGTTACGGCTGGCATATTCCTCTCCAGGAAGAGGGCTATCTGGTTTTATGTCTCCTTACCTAACTCCGGGGTTGGTACCAGCACTGCCTTTTCGGCCAGCTTTGGATTATGCATTTTCAGGAATGATTAGGGATTCTTCCTACCTTCCTAGCAAAGACTCCATAACTGGTGGCAGATTGTATTCCAGGCCAAATCAGGACAATCTGTAA